The window CCAGAACGTGATAACCGATAAAGGCAGATTCACCAACACAAATGTCGACGTCACGATAAAAAGCATTTTCGTCACTCGGGTGTTTCCGCCCTTGTCTCCggacattttcgaagtttgcAACACGACGTAGATGACGACATTGCAGACGATTACCGTAGCAACGGGAAGATAGAGAGAGAATACAGTGGCTACCTGATAGTGGTAGCCGATATCAATGATCGTACTCAAATAACATTCATCACCACCTGCCCAATACTCGACACCGAGAAATACGTAAAAAGTCGACGCGAATATGACGATCGTTGACGAGCTAGCGACGATCAGCGTCGTGCCGCGTTTACTGATCGTTCGAGCGAAAAAAGGGAAAACTACGATGATCGTTCTTTCGACGCTGATGACGGCGATTAGTGAAGCGCTGAGAGTTAGAAACGAGTGTAAGATATACTCGACGAATTTACAACCGAAACGACTGGTGAACGTGATCACTGGCGTCGGGAAATCACTGGCGCCAATTACGAAAAATATACGATTGGTCGTGATCATGATACTGCCACAGAGGGCGCTAGTATCGGATACGGCCAGAAATAAGAGGTAGATACTGTATGAATGTTTGCGCATCGAGGTGCGCAGCATGACGACGAACGACAGGGCGTTACCGACCAGCCCGAAAACCACAGTCACCGAGAAAACCGATATGCAAACGAACTGCGCCCAGCGCGGGATAATCTTGCGAGAACGTAGCGTGATCATGTTTGACCAGAATTCGAGGTGTTGGTAGTCGGGAGGGGGATGGTTAGTGGACGAGTTAACTGACCGGTACGTCGTAGCAACCATCGTTTACCCTGATCCCAACACAATCCCGCTTCTACCAGTCAAGTTGTTTCGATGTTGGAAAAAATGCAGACGAGAAGTTTACGTCGAATTGTCGCGGTTTCGTTTGGTCATAGCTCAGTTTACTGTCAACACAATTAACAACACATAATTCAGCCTTTTCTACTGATATTGAATGATTGAAGCGAAAGTTAAATCGAAAAGTATTCGATAGCGTAGAATTGagaaataagtttttttctgTACGTGCGTCGATATCGCTGATTAAATtcacaaaatttaaaactgcgCTAGCTGAGAGTTATTCACCCCCAAAACGGTCGTATTTAACACTTAACaacataaaaaaaattaaaccgtACGACAAACAATAGAGtttataaacatgtatatatcTATAGTTGATAGGTGCAAAATGAAGCGAAAATAAATCGGTGAATTTTATGACGAGATATCCGTGAAAAATCGTGATGTTGTCAGCGTCGAGT is drawn from Tubulanus polymorphus chromosome 10, tnTubPoly1.2, whole genome shotgun sequence and contains these coding sequences:
- the LOC141911650 gene encoding uncharacterized protein LOC141911650, which encodes MVATTYRSVNSSTNHPPPDYQHLEFWSNMITLRSRKIIPRWAQFVCISVFSVTVVFGLVGNALSFVVMLRTSMRKHSYSIYLLFLAVSDTSALCGSIMITTNRIFFVIGASDFPTPVITFTSRFGCKFVEYILHSFLTLSASLIAVISVERTIIVVFPFFARTISKRGTTLIVASSSTIVIFASTFYVFLGVEYWAGGDECYLSTIIDIGYHYQVATVFSLYLPVATVIVCNVVIYVVLQTSKMSGDKGGNTRVTKMLFIVTSTFVLVNLPLSVITFWMGLSIGRVTPKMTLIHELALLTMNINFSINFYLYLIGAEFRKAVKELCRC